The proteins below come from a single Afipia felis ATCC 53690 genomic window:
- the hisH gene encoding imidazole glycerol phosphate synthase subunit HisH — MTVALIDYGSGNLHSAAKAFERAARALELPEKVVVTRDPEAVYRADRIVLPGVGAFADCRKGLNALDGMVDAMTQAVRGKARPFFGICVGMQLMATQGKEYVTTPGLDWISGDVEKIAPRDENLKIPHMGWNTLDLLREHPVLEKLPLGDKGRHAYFVHSYHLNAANEGDVIARADYGGPLTAIVAKDTMFGTQFHPEKSQRFGLALIANFLKWKP, encoded by the coding sequence GTGACGGTTGCTCTTATCGATTACGGGTCCGGCAATCTGCACTCGGCGGCGAAAGCCTTCGAGCGTGCCGCGCGCGCGCTCGAATTGCCGGAGAAGGTCGTCGTCACCCGCGATCCGGAGGCGGTCTATCGTGCCGACCGTATCGTGCTGCCGGGCGTCGGCGCGTTCGCCGACTGCCGCAAGGGCCTCAATGCGCTCGACGGCATGGTCGATGCGATGACGCAGGCGGTGCGCGGCAAGGCTCGGCCGTTCTTCGGCATCTGCGTCGGCATGCAGTTGATGGCGACGCAGGGCAAGGAATACGTGACGACGCCGGGGCTCGACTGGATTTCCGGCGATGTCGAAAAGATCGCGCCGCGCGATGAGAACCTGAAGATTCCGCACATGGGCTGGAATACGCTGGATCTGTTGCGCGAGCATCCGGTGCTGGAAAAATTGCCGCTCGGAGACAAAGGCCGCCACGCCTATTTCGTGCACTCCTATCACCTCAATGCCGCGAACGAGGGCGATGTGATTGCGCGCGCCGATTATGGCGGGCCGCTCACTGCGATCGTCGCCAAGGACACGATGTTCGGCACGCAGTTTCATCCCGAGAAGAGCCAGCGTTTCGGTCTCGCTCTGATTGCCAATTTTCTGAAGTGGAAGCCGTGA
- a CDS encoding DUF2628 domain-containing protein, with the protein MPVYTVHAPKSLGADFRAAPEKVVFVRDGFHVWAFLLGFIWLIYRRLWLVLLGYIVVQIAAEIVLRLTHASSFAHFAVMLVIALFLGTEAGSLRRWTLSRRKWQQIGLVAADDEEAAERRFFERASFDSFAYPAKTSSSVPMPRSSIVAHDAAGFFPMPDGSR; encoded by the coding sequence ATGCCGGTTTACACCGTCCACGCCCCGAAAAGCCTCGGCGCCGACTTCCGTGCCGCGCCGGAAAAGGTCGTATTCGTGCGCGACGGCTTCCACGTCTGGGCTTTCCTGCTCGGCTTCATCTGGCTGATCTATCGCCGGCTGTGGTTGGTGCTGCTCGGTTATATCGTGGTGCAGATCGCGGCGGAAATCGTGCTGCGGCTCACGCATGCGTCGAGTTTTGCGCATTTCGCGGTGATGCTGGTGATCGCGCTGTTCCTCGGGACTGAAGCAGGTTCGCTGCGTCGCTGGACGCTGTCGCGGCGCAAGTGGCAGCAGATCGGCCTTGTTGCGGCCGACGACGAGGAAGCCGCCGAGCGGCGGTTCTTCGAGCGTGCCTCGTTCGACAGTTTTGCCTATCCGGCAAAGACATCATCTTCGGTGCCGATGCCGCGGTCTTCCATCGTTGCGCATGATGCGGCAGGTTTCTTTCCGATGCCGGACGGTTCGCGGTGA
- a CDS encoding phosphoribosyl-ATP diphosphatase, translated as MSGFTIHDLVGIIDARAASSGEVSYTRKLLDKGPEHCAKKLGEEAIEVVIAAVESDGAREHVIAESADLIFHLLVLLKSRGVALSEVEAELARRTQMSGLEEKASRKAE; from the coding sequence ATGAGCGGTTTCACCATTCACGATCTGGTCGGCATCATCGATGCCCGCGCCGCCTCCAGCGGAGAGGTGTCCTATACGCGCAAGCTGCTGGACAAGGGGCCTGAGCATTGCGCCAAGAAGCTCGGCGAGGAAGCGATCGAGGTTGTGATCGCGGCGGTCGAGAGCGACGGCGCGCGCGAGCATGTGATCGCCGAAAGCGCCGATCTGATTTTCCATCTGCTGGTGTTGTTGAAATCGCGCGGCGTCGCGCTGTCGGAAGTCGAGGCCGAACTCGCGCGCCGCACGCAGATGTCGGGACTGGAAGAAAAGGCGTCGCGCAAGGCTGAGTGA
- the hisA gene encoding 1-(5-phosphoribosyl)-5-[(5-phosphoribosylamino)methylideneamino]imidazole-4-carboxamide isomerase gives MILFPAIDLKNGQCVRLQQGDMARATVFNLDPAAQAATFERQGFEYLHIVDLDGAFAGKPQNAQAVEAILKVVKMPVQLGGGIRDMATLEAWLEKGIARVIIGTAAVRDPAFVKEAAKKYPGRVAVGLDARDGKVAVEGWAETSTVTALEIAQRFEDAGVAAIIFTDIARDGLLKGLNLDATIALADAISIPVIASGGLASIDDVKALLTPRAKKLEGAISGRALYDGRIDPAEALALIATAKAV, from the coding sequence GTGATCCTCTTTCCAGCCATCGACCTTAAGAACGGCCAGTGCGTCCGCCTGCAGCAGGGCGACATGGCGCGCGCCACCGTGTTCAACCTCGATCCGGCCGCGCAGGCGGCGACCTTCGAGCGTCAGGGATTCGAATATCTGCACATCGTCGACCTCGACGGCGCGTTTGCAGGCAAGCCGCAGAACGCGCAGGCGGTCGAGGCGATTCTCAAAGTGGTGAAGATGCCGGTGCAGCTCGGCGGCGGCATTCGCGACATGGCCACGCTTGAAGCCTGGCTGGAGAAGGGCATCGCGCGCGTCATCATCGGCACTGCCGCGGTGCGCGATCCGGCTTTCGTCAAGGAGGCCGCGAAAAAATATCCCGGCCGTGTCGCGGTCGGGCTCGATGCACGCGACGGCAAGGTCGCGGTGGAAGGTTGGGCCGAAACCTCGACCGTCACTGCGCTCGAGATCGCGCAGCGGTTCGAGGATGCGGGCGTCGCCGCCATCATCTTCACGGATATTGCGCGGGACGGCCTGCTCAAGGGCCTCAACCTCGACGCGACGATTGCGCTGGCAGACGCCATTTCGATTCCGGTGATTGCCTCGGGCGGTCTCGCCTCCATCGATGACGTCAAGGCGTTGCTCACGCCGCGCGCAAAAAAGCTCGAAGGCGCGATTTCCGGCCGCGCTCTTTATGACGGGCGGATCGATCCGGCAGAGGCGCTCGCCCTGATCGCGACGGCAAAGGCGGTCTGA
- a CDS encoding GNAT family N-acetyltransferase: MRGDNDAGLIPGPMQNWFKPDLARTAALAAANWLKPARRGIDILRPDFATPRIDTLGRLGSLEVRLATSRDDIKRAQKLRYKVFYRDGTAIADAPTLLARRDKDVFDKFCDHILVIDHDAPPTRRGKQPVVGTYRLLRQEIARPHGGFYTDEEFDISALMKHHASMRFLELGRSCVLPPYRTKRTVELLWHGIWTYVRRHRMDVMIGCASLPGTDPNRLALPLSFLHHYAAAPEEWRARAHASRYVEMNRMAKDAIDAKAALRELPPLIKGYLRIGAFIGDGAVIDHQFGTTDVLVVMPVAAIASRYIGHFGQDASRHAA, from the coding sequence ATGCGTGGCGACAATGATGCCGGGTTGATACCCGGCCCGATGCAAAACTGGTTCAAGCCCGATCTCGCGCGCACCGCCGCTCTGGCTGCCGCAAACTGGCTGAAACCGGCACGCCGCGGCATCGATATCCTCCGGCCTGATTTCGCAACACCGCGCATCGACACGCTCGGCCGCCTCGGCTCGCTCGAAGTACGGCTCGCCACGTCGCGCGACGACATCAAGCGCGCGCAAAAACTGCGCTACAAGGTTTTCTATCGGGACGGCACGGCGATCGCGGATGCACCGACGCTACTGGCCCGGCGCGACAAGGACGTGTTCGACAAATTCTGCGACCACATCCTTGTCATCGATCACGACGCGCCGCCGACGCGGCGCGGCAAGCAGCCGGTGGTGGGCACCTATCGCCTGCTACGTCAGGAGATCGCGCGGCCTCATGGCGGCTTCTACACCGACGAGGAATTCGACATCTCCGCGCTGATGAAGCATCACGCCAGCATGCGCTTTCTCGAGCTAGGCCGTTCCTGCGTGCTGCCGCCCTATCGCACCAAGCGCACGGTCGAACTGCTCTGGCACGGCATCTGGACCTATGTCCGCCGCCACCGCATGGATGTGATGATCGGCTGCGCGAGCCTGCCCGGCACCGATCCGAACCGCCTGGCGCTGCCGCTGTCGTTCCTGCACCACTATGCAGCCGCGCCGGAGGAATGGCGTGCGCGGGCACATGCCTCACGCTATGTCGAGATGAACCGGATGGCGAAGGACGCCATCGACGCCAAGGCGGCGTTGCGCGAACTGCCGCCGCTCATCAAGGGCTATCTGCGAATCGGCGCGTTCATCGGCGATGGCGCCGTGATCGACCACCAGTTCGGTACCACCGACGTGCTGGTGGTAATGCCGGTCGCGGCCATCGCCTCGCGCTATATCGGCCATTTCGGCCAGGACGCGAGCCGCCACGCGGCCTGA
- the hisF gene encoding imidazole glycerol phosphate synthase subunit HisF: MFKARVIPCLDVKDGRVVKGVNFVDLRDAGDPVEAAIAYDAAGADELCFLDITATHENRGTILDVVKRTAEACFMPVTVGGGVRTVDDIRTLLNHGADKVSINSAAVSRREFVKEAAEKFGNQCIVVAIDAKRVPRAGNSERWEIFTHGGRKATGIDAIEYAQEVVSLGAGEILLTSMDRDGTRQGFDIPLTRQIADSISVPVIASGGVGNLDHLVEGVRSGHATAVLAASIFHFGEFTIRQAKEHMARAGLPMRLDP, translated from the coding sequence ATGTTCAAGGCCCGCGTCATTCCCTGTCTCGACGTCAAGGACGGCCGTGTCGTCAAGGGCGTCAATTTCGTCGATCTGCGCGATGCCGGCGATCCGGTGGAGGCTGCAATCGCCTATGACGCGGCGGGCGCGGACGAGCTTTGTTTTCTCGACATCACCGCGACGCACGAGAATCGCGGCACCATTCTCGACGTGGTGAAGCGCACGGCGGAAGCCTGCTTCATGCCGGTCACGGTGGGTGGCGGCGTGCGCACGGTGGACGACATCCGCACGCTGCTCAATCACGGTGCCGACAAGGTGTCGATCAACTCCGCCGCCGTCAGTCGCCGCGAATTCGTGAAGGAGGCGGCAGAGAAGTTCGGCAACCAGTGCATCGTGGTCGCGATCGACGCCAAGCGCGTGCCGCGCGCGGGCAATTCCGAACGCTGGGAAATCTTCACGCATGGTGGTCGCAAGGCGACCGGCATCGATGCGATCGAGTACGCGCAGGAAGTCGTATCGCTCGGCGCGGGCGAAATCCTGCTGACCTCGATGGATCGCGACGGCACGCGGCAGGGATTCGATATTCCGCTCACCCGGCAGATCGCCGACAGCATCTCCGTGCCGGTGATCGCCTCTGGCGGCGTCGGCAATCTCGATCATCTGGTGGAGGGCGTCCGTTCGGGTCATGCCACGGCCGTGCTTGCTGCCTCGATCTTCCATTTCGGCGAATTCACCATCCGGCAGGCCAAGGAGCATATGGCTCGCGCCGGACTACCGATGCGGCTTGACCCGTAA
- the coaA gene encoding type I pantothenate kinase, with amino-acid sequence MTTGAELQKYDPYRSFTRAQWAKLRDDTPMTLKAAEIERMHSMLDRLDIKEVEEIYLPLSRLLSYYVSAAQRLFESERRFLRIRDRKMPYIIGVAGSVAVGKSTTARVLQALLARWSPKPKVDLVTTDGFLHPNAYLEREGLMVKKGFPESYNLGALLAFLSDIKAGRRGVRAPVYSHLTYDIVPNQTIEIDQPDILIVEGLNVLQTGRLPADGEAVPFVSDFFDFSVYIDADEDILREWYVERFLKLRDTAFNDPRSYFNRYASLNDEDARKKALSIWNKTNLVNLHENVLPTRPRATLILKKGSEHVVEKVSLRRL; translated from the coding sequence ATGACGACGGGGGCCGAACTACAGAAATACGATCCTTATCGGTCGTTCACGCGCGCGCAATGGGCGAAACTGCGTGACGATACGCCGATGACGTTGAAGGCGGCGGAGATCGAGCGGATGCACTCGATGCTCGATCGCCTCGACATCAAGGAGGTCGAGGAAATCTATCTGCCGCTGTCGCGGTTGCTCTCCTATTACGTCAGCGCGGCGCAGCGGCTGTTCGAGTCGGAACGGCGCTTCCTGCGCATCCGCGACCGCAAGATGCCCTACATCATCGGAGTCGCGGGCTCGGTGGCGGTCGGCAAATCGACCACCGCGCGCGTGCTGCAGGCATTGCTGGCGCGCTGGTCGCCGAAGCCGAAGGTCGATCTCGTCACCACCGATGGCTTCCTGCATCCCAACGCGTATCTCGAGCGCGAAGGGCTGATGGTCAAGAAGGGCTTTCCCGAAAGCTACAATCTCGGCGCACTGCTGGCTTTTCTGTCCGACATCAAGGCCGGACGCCGCGGCGTGCGCGCGCCGGTCTATTCGCATCTGACCTACGATATCGTGCCGAACCAGACCATCGAGATCGATCAGCCCGATATCCTGATCGTCGAGGGGCTGAACGTGCTGCAGACCGGCCGCCTGCCGGCTGACGGCGAGGCGGTGCCGTTCGTGTCCGACTTCTTCGACTTCTCCGTTTACATCGACGCCGATGAAGACATTTTGCGCGAATGGTATGTCGAACGCTTTCTGAAACTGCGCGACACCGCGTTCAACGACCCGCGCTCCTACTTCAACCGCTACGCAAGTTTGAACGACGAGGACGCACGCAAGAAGGCGCTGTCGATCTGGAACAAGACCAACCTCGTCAATCTGCATGAAAACGTGCTGCCGACGCGGCCGCGCGCGACGCTGATTCTGAAGAAGGGCAGCGAGCATGTGGTGGAAAAAGTCTCGCTGCGGCGGCTTTGA